The following nucleotide sequence is from Vicinamibacteria bacterium.
GGTGGGGCCGGTAGTCGAGTGCGCCCGCCGGCAGCGCTTTGAACACCCTCACGAAGGCAGGGTATTCCTGCTCCCACCTCTGAATGAAGAACTCTCGGTTGGTGAGCTCTCTCCCAAGCGATCGTGTTGCCATCGAAGGCTCCCTCTGGTGTCTGAGATTCTGATGTCGTAACGGGGAATAGTCCTCAGAGCACGTTTCTATCAGAAAGCGTGGCAACCCGCATATATCAGGTCTCCGGAGGGCTGGCCGTAAGGTCCCGTGCTCGCCCCCAAGCCGATTCGCCTGGCGATAGGGCCGGCGGCTGCGATCGCTGAACGCCTGCACGCCACACGTTTTGTAGCATCAAGTGTCAGATCGCCGGTCTTGCGAGAGATCCCGACCTCAGGGCCCCGGGGCCGTCATGTTCTCGCCCTCGAGCACGCGGGCGACGAACCGGATGACGGACCCGCTCGGATCAGGACCCATTAAACTGCTTGCGGTGACGAGACGAGGTCAGCAGATGTGAAGCCCGCTTGGAACAGTTAGACGATCAAATGGACAAGACCAGGTAGCACCATCGTCATGCGACACGTAAAGGCATCCCGATCGATCGATCACCGCAGCCATTGAATCTCGGGTCGCGATGCAGTTGGTATCGGCGATGCCGTCGATCCACTTCGGCATGCCTCCGCCCAAAGGCTGTAGCGGACCGTTGCTGTCGATCGGGCGTCGATAAAGTGCGCCTTGGGTCGCAAAATGGTCGGTGGATGCTGCAACGAAAATGTCGTTTCTCCCAAAAGCAACGGCAGAGCAATAATGTGCGTGAAGTCCTTGCTGCTCGATGGTCCATGTCGCTCCAGCATCGCGACTAATGCAAAGACCCGCCGCCGCCGCCGCTATCACGATGTCGGGTCGGGTTGGATGTGCACATACCTGATGAACATCACTATCGATATCGATAGTGGGCCGCCAAGTTAAGCCGGCGTCGGTTGATCGCGGAACTCCGCCAACGTGGACGTTAGCCAGTAGCACTGCACCATCGCATGTCGCCGCGATTGACCGAATTCCAAGCGGCGGCCCCATCAGCTTGCCGTCGATGATCGCCGCTCCTGCATACCACCTGTCGCGGCCCGCTACGGCGTCAAAACCCGTCAAGCACTGCTGCGCGCCGTCAGGATCAACGCGCAGGATATGTGCGTCGTTGGTTCCAACAAAGACAACGTTTCCAATTGGTACGCAGCATGAAAGCTCGAATGGGCTTGTTCCTATCGCAGTCCATTCGCCATCAGGGGATCGTCGACAGAGCGAATGCCCGCCAACAATTGCGAGCACTCTTCCACGTCCATCGGCCACCAGACTGCGAACCGATTGATTGGCGAGTTCTTGATGGACCATTTCCCCAGTGACGCTGAATAGCCCGTTGTCCCACGTTGCTACCAGAATAGAGGGGGTTGGCATCAAAGCAGATCCTATTGGCGTAACGCCATGTGAACAGTTCGAAGCAATTGTGCAACGATCGATCCGCTGATTCAATGGAACCGCGAGGAGGTGCGTCAGGAGTGACTAGATTGCGCTGTCAGCGATGCAGATGCGCCGGATCGAACCCATCGATCTGCCCGAGGACTACGAGCGTATCCGCGCACAGCTAGTACGGCTGGACTAGGCGGCTCCAGCTCCTTTAGGGCCCGGGTTCGATGGCACTTTCTGATGTCGGTGGCCGCCCGGATCGTGACCAACTGGGAGGGAAAGATGGCTCATTAGGGTCGGTTTGAGCTCTGGGCCGTGCCATTCTCTCCGCCCTCTACATAGAGGATGACGGATTCACGGGTCGCTCTGCAGAGCGCTCTCGACGTGGGCGACGGCTGCGGCAACCCCGACTCCGGTCCGGCAGCCAACTCAGTTGTCCCAAGCGGCGGAACGGGCGATGCTATGGATGCCTGCTGGTGCTACACCCTCGGGGGAAAGTCTTGCAGCCCGGAGAATATGACGGGTAAGGGCAGGGCGCTCCTCGTAAGGAGCTTCGAATAGCCCGCTGGGTGGATGCGCTGGTGAACAACCGCGCTGAACAGTCGTGAAACGGAGGCCTATGGATCTCGACGGAGCCTGCGTCCACATCCGAGGGCTCGCGACCGAAACGCACGCGAAGCGGCGCGAATGCGAGGATTACGTACAGAACGCGGCGGAGTGGGTGCATCTGCGCACTAGTCAGACCTGCGGGGGCACTCGCTGCGGCGACGCGTCTCTGAACCGGCACGCGAGCCGGCATATGAGGAGCTCAGAACACGCCGCAATCTGCTCCGCGGAGCCCGGCGAGCAGTGGCTCTCCTGCCATCCCTACGACAACGCGGTCGAGTATTGAGGGACTCAGTGCGAGACAGCGGATCGGAGGCAAACCCTGACCACATCTTCCCGAAGCTCAGGCCCGACCAGATCGCCCGCATCGCCGAGTCCGCTCCTGAACGGAGCCTAGCGGATGGCGAGTATCTCTGGCGACAGGGCGACCGGAACAATCCGCTTTTCGTTGTCGTCGAGGGCGCGGTCGAGATCCTGTCGGGCACGGACCAAATCATTACGGTGCATCTACCCGGCGCGTTCACCGGCGATGTCGACCTCTTGTCAGGCCGTCCTGTCGTCGTGACCGGGCGGGCACGGGGAACGACCCGCGTCCTTCAGCTGCCTTCCGAACGGCTGCGTGCGCTCGTCCAGACGGACTCGGACCTGATGGAGATCTTCCTGCGTGCGTTCATCCTTCGCCGGCTCGCGCTGATATCGCGGGGGGAGGGGAACGTCGTCCTAATCGGCTCGCGCCATTCGGCGGGCACACTGGCGCTGCAGGAATTCCTCACGCGCAACAACCAACCGTACGCCTATCTCGACGTGGATCAGGACTCCGGTGTTCAAAAGACGCTTGACAGTTTCGGAGTGGGCGTGGGCGACATCCCCGTCTTCATCTGTCGTGGCGAACGCGTCCTGAAGAAGCCGACGATCGAAGAGGCCGGGGAGTGCCTGGGCCTGAACCGGGTCAGCGAGGAAGTGGTGCGCGACCTGGTGGTGATCGGCGCCGGCCCGGCTGGACTCGCGGCCGCAGTCTATGCGGCCTCCGAGGGACTCGACGTTCTTGTGCTGGAGGCGAACGCCCCCGGCGGGCAGGCCGGATCGAGCTCTCGGATCGAGAACTATCTGGGCTTTCCCACCGGAATCTCGGGTCAGCATCTGGCCGGGCGCGCCCTCGTGCAGGCGGAGAAGTTCGGTGCGGAGATCGTGGTGGCCCGCACGGCGGTCCGACTGGGATGCGAGCGCCGCCCGTACCGCATCGACGCCGGGGCCGGCGTCAGCGTGCACGCGCGCACCGTCATCATCGCCACCGGCGTCCAGTACCGGAAGCCGGACCTTCCGAACCTCAGGCGCTTCGAGGGACTCGGCGTCTACTACAGCGCGACTGCGATCGAGGCGAGTTATTGCCGCGGGGAGGACTTGATTGTCGTGGGCGGCGGAAACTCCGCCGGCCAGGCCGCCGTGTTCCTGTCGGGTCACGGACGGCGAGTGCACATGCTCGTGAGAGGTCCCCGGCTCGCGGAGAGCATGTCGCGCTACCTCATCCGACGGATCGAGGAGACGTCGCGGATCGCGCTCCGAACGCGCACTCAGATCGAAGCCCTCGACGGCGAGTCTAGCCTCGAGCGCGTCACCTGGCGCGAGGGAGACGGGGCGCGCACGACGGTCGATGTAGGCCACCTCTTCTTCATGACCGGAGCGGACCCGAATTCTGAATGGCTCCGCCACTGCGTGGTCCTCGACGAGAAAGGCTTCGTGAAGGCGGGTCCAGATCTCCTTCCCTCTGAGCTCCGCGCCGCCGGTTGGGCCTTGGCCCGCCCTCCGCTGCTCTTCGAGACGAGCATCCCGGGCGTCTTCGTCGTCGGAGACGTGCGGGCGAACAGCGTCAAGCGCGTGGCGGCAGCGGTGGGCGAGGGCTCGGTCTGCGTTCAGCTCGTTCACAAGGTGCTGGCCGAATAGGGACAGTGTGGCGTAAATGGGAGCCCACGCCGAGGTGTGCGCGTGTTCTACTGGGGGTCCGCGCGCACCAGCAACCGTGCCTCGAGCTCGGGCTGTTCTCGAGAGATGACCGCCCTGAGCCCGGCCACTCACCCGGCCCCTTCGGTGCCTTTAGCGCTGGGTTGAGCAGGATCCAGGCTGCCCCCAAGCAACCGGCTTGGATGTAGGGCCTCGTCGAGGTAAAGAAAAGCGGCTCCGCCACACTACCCAGCGAGCCGCTTGAAAACCCCCGCATAGCGGGCGTTGATTGCGTCGAGACATCACCTCCGGGGAGTCCAGAGAAAACTCCTGACGCCGTGGCAACCGGGGCCGAGGCCGCGGCTCCCCGCGATGCTCAGTCCGACCGGCGGAACGACTCGAGTGCCGCGCGGAGGCGCACGACGCCCCGCCGCAGCTCGGGTTCCCTCATTCCGCTGAAACCCAGGAGGATGCCGGGGCGGAGGCGGCGCTTCAGCGCGAAGCTCGACAGGGGCGTGACGTCGATTCCCTCCCCCGCAAGGGCACGGGCAACGGACAGGTCGTCCATGTCTCCGGGCAGCCACGCGATGAGGTTCATGCCGGCATCGGGCGCCTCGACCTCGAGGAGTCCCTGAAGATCGCGGCGGAGGAGGTGGACGAGCAGCGTGCGGCGCGATTCGTAGATCGCCCGCATCCTCCGTATGTGCCGCTCGAAATGCCCCTCGTTCATGAAGTCCGCCATGGTCCCCTGGGTCAGGTGGGGCGGGCAGAAGTCGAGGAGGCGGCGCGCGGCCGAGAAGGCGTCGACAAGGTGGGGCGGCACCACGAGGTAGCCGATCCGCATCGCCGGGAACATGACCTTGCTGAAGGTGCCGGTCAAGATGACGCTCCCTTGGGGATCGAGACCCTGGAGGCAGGAGAGGGGCCGCGTCGTGTACCTGAACTCGCTGTCGTAGTCGTCCTCCAGGATCCAGGCGCGGTTGGCCGCGGCCCACCGCAGGAGCTCGAGGCGCCGCCGAGCACTCATGGTCATGCCGAGGGGCAGCTGCCGGGCGGGGGTCACGAAGGCGAGCCGCGCCCGCGGCTCTAGGCGGATCCCCGCTGCGACGTCGAGGCCCTCCCCATCCACTCCCACGGAAACAATCCGGGCACCCGAGGCGACGAGGGCGCCCGTTGCCCCGAGGTAGCCTGGGTCCTCCATCCACACGGGATCTCCCGGGTCCAGAAGGACACGGCTCACGAGGTCGATCGCCTGCTGGGACCCCGCCGTCACCAGGACCTCGTCAGGGGTGCAGCGGGCTCCCCGGGCGGCCGTCAAGTAGGCGGCGATGGCGGCCCGGAGGGCGGGGAGGCCGCGGGGATCGGCGTAGCCCAGGGAGCTGGTGGAGGAGCGCCGGAGCCGGCGCGCAGTCAGGCGCTCCCAGATGTGGACCGGAAAGACGTCGAGGGCAGGCACTCCGGTTCGGAAGGGTCCAGGGCGGTCGGGGACCGCGGGGAAACGCCGGGACAGCTCCGCGATCGCGGCAGCCCGCGCGGAGGGGCCACCGGCGGGAGGGGAGGGGGAAGTCCTCTCGGGAGCCTCGGCCCGAGTCAGGGGGTCGGGGAGCAGGGAGCTCACCCGGGTCGCGCCCCGCCCAACGCTCTCGACGTAGCCTTCGGCCTGGAGTTGCTCGTAGGCGAGCACAACCGTCGCCCGGGAGACGCGCTGGTCCCGGGCGAGGCTCCGGGTGGACGGCAGGCGGCACCCCCTCGGGAGCCTCCCGCCGAGAATGGCCCGCCGCAGCTCGAGATAGATCTGTCGGTAAAGCGGGGTTCCGAGGCCCGCCTGCAGCGTGACGAGCACGAAGGCGCCCGCCCCGGCCAGGTCCCGGCCTCTCGCGACGGCCATGGCAAGGGATCTTGCCCTGGTCTGGTCCCCTTGCCAAATCTGGCACTGGACCCGGGCCAGAGCCCGCCGGTAGCATCCCAGGACTCAAAG
It contains:
- a CDS encoding FAD-dependent oxidoreductase — its product is MRDSGSEANPDHIFPKLRPDQIARIAESAPERSLADGEYLWRQGDRNNPLFVVVEGAVEILSGTDQIITVHLPGAFTGDVDLLSGRPVVVTGRARGTTRVLQLPSERLRALVQTDSDLMEIFLRAFILRRLALISRGEGNVVLIGSRHSAGTLALQEFLTRNNQPYAYLDVDQDSGVQKTLDSFGVGVGDIPVFICRGERVLKKPTIEEAGECLGLNRVSEEVVRDLVVIGAGPAGLAAAVYAASEGLDVLVLEANAPGGQAGSSSRIENYLGFPTGISGQHLAGRALVQAEKFGAEIVVARTAVRLGCERRPYRIDAGAGVSVHARTVIIATGVQYRKPDLPNLRRFEGLGVYYSATAIEASYCRGEDLIVVGGGNSAGQAAVFLSGHGRRVHMLVRGPRLAESMSRYLIRRIEETSRIALRTRTQIEALDGESSLERVTWREGDGARTTVDVGHLFFMTGADPNSEWLRHCVVLDEKGFVKAGPDLLPSELRAAGWALARPPLLFETSIPGVFVVGDVRANSVKRVAAAVGEGSVCVQLVHKVLAE
- a CDS encoding PLP-dependent aminotransferase family protein, coding for MAVARGRDLAGAGAFVLVTLQAGLGTPLYRQIYLELRRAILGGRLPRGCRLPSTRSLARDQRVSRATVVLAYEQLQAEGYVESVGRGATRVSSLLPDPLTRAEAPERTSPSPPAGGPSARAAAIAELSRRFPAVPDRPGPFRTGVPALDVFPVHIWERLTARRLRRSSTSSLGYADPRGLPALRAAIAAYLTAARGARCTPDEVLVTAGSQQAIDLVSRVLLDPGDPVWMEDPGYLGATGALVASGARIVSVGVDGEGLDVAAGIRLEPRARLAFVTPARQLPLGMTMSARRRLELLRWAAANRAWILEDDYDSEFRYTTRPLSCLQGLDPQGSVILTGTFSKVMFPAMRIGYLVVPPHLVDAFSAARRLLDFCPPHLTQGTMADFMNEGHFERHIRRMRAIYESRRTLLVHLLRRDLQGLLEVEAPDAGMNLIAWLPGDMDDLSVARALAGEGIDVTPLSSFALKRRLRPGILLGFSGMREPELRRGVVRLRAALESFRRSD